GTCTGCCATCTCGGCGTACGCCGGCTCGGTCTGGTCGAGGTAGGCGTCCCAGGCGGCGGAGTCCCAGACCTCGACGCGCGTGTTGGCGCCGATGACGACGCAGTCCTTGGTGAGGCCCGCGTACTCGCGCAGCGCCGGCGGGACCGTGATGCGGCCCTGCTTGTCCGGCACCTCGTGGGCCGCGCTGGCGAACAGCACGCGGCCGAAGTCCCTGATGGCCTTGCCGGTGACGGGCGCCGCGCGCAGGCCGTCGGTGATCCGCCCCCACTCGCCGAGCGGGAAGACGTAGAGGCAGCGCTC
The DNA window shown above is from Frankiaceae bacterium and carries:
- the mraZ gene encoding division/cell wall cluster transcriptional repressor MraZ, with the translated sequence MFLGTHQPRLDDKGRLFLPAKFRDELAEGLVITKGQERCLYVFPLGEWGRITDGLRAAPVTGKAIRDFGRVLFASAAHEVPDKQGRITVPPALREYAGLTKDCVVIGANTRVEVWDSAAWDAYLDQTEPAYAEMADEVMPGVL